One Haemorhous mexicanus isolate bHaeMex1 chromosome 19, bHaeMex1.pri, whole genome shotgun sequence genomic window carries:
- the HNF1A gene encoding hepatocyte nuclear factor 1-alpha has translation MVSKLTHLQVELLEALLESGLTKETLIKALSEAEPYGLQSESQRAINALQSEKGEPCPDIPNLPNGMGESRPSEDETSDDGEEFTPPIMKELENLSPEEAAHQKAVVERLLQEDPWRVAKMVKSYLQQHNIPQREVVDTTGLNQSHLSQHLNKGTPMKTQKRAALYTWYVRKQREVAQQFTHAGQGILTDEPMGDDLPTKKGRRNRFKWGPASQQILFQAYERQKNPSKEEREALVEECNRAECIQRGVSPSQAQGLGSNLVTEVRVYNWFANRRKEEAFRHKLAMDTFSGPQPASAPPLTPHSSSSLQPPPALSPSKVHGVRYNQQPASEAESSSSNHHGNSSMVTTQTILHQVSPPGLEPSQNLLSTDTKLVSAPGGTLPPVSTLTALHSLEQSPHTLSQQTQNLIMASLPGVMAIGAGETPSLAPAFTNTGASTLVIGLASTQPQSVPVINSMGSSLTTLQPVQFSQQLHPSYQQPLMQQVQSHINQSPFMATMAQIQNPHALYGPKSEVTQYTHAGLLPQTMVITDTANLSALTNLTPTKQAFTPDSETHTESGMHTPVSQAPTIHLQNQDTTIQHLQPGPRLTSSPAVSSSSLVLYQSSDSTNSHSQLLPSTHNVIETFISTQMASSSQ, from the exons ATGGTCTCCAAGCTGACTCATCTCCaagtggagctgctggaagcgCTGCTGGAGTCGGGGCTGACCAAGGAGACCTTGATCAAGGCTCTGAGCGAAGCGGAACCCTACGGGCTGCAGAGCGAGAGCCAGCGCGCCATCAATGCCCTCCAGAGCGAGAAAGGGGAGCCCTGCCCCGACATCCCCAACCTCCCCAACGGAATGGGGGAGTCCAGGCCATCGGAAGACGAAACCTCCGATGACGGAGAGGAATTTACCCCTCCAATAATGAAGGAGCTGGAAAACTTGAGCCCTGAGGAGGCTGCTCACCAGAAGGCTGTGGTGGAAAGACTATTACA AGAGGATCCCTGGCGAGTAGCAAAGATGGTGAAATCTTACCTCCAGCAGCACAACATCCCTCAGCGTGAGGTGGTGGACACCACAGGTCTGAACCAATCCCACCTCTCACAACACCTCAACAAGGGCACTCCCATGAAGACCCAAAAACGGGCAGCCCTGTACACCTGGTATGTCCGGAAGCAGCGAGAGGTGGCCCAGC AATTCACACATGCTGGCCAGGGTATCCTGACAGATGAGCCCATGGGAGATGACCTGCCCACcaagaagggaaggagaaaccGCTTTAAGTGGGGTCCTGCCTCCCAACAGATCCTGTTCCAAGCCTATGAGAGGcagaaaaaccccagcaaagAAGAGAGGGAGGCACTGGTGGAAGAGTGCAACAG GGCAGAGTGTATTCAGAGAGGTGTTTCCCCATCTCAGGCCCAGGGACTGGGCTCAAACCTGGTGACAGAGGTCAGAGTTTACAACTGGTTTGCCAACCGCAGGAAGGAGGAGGCTTTCCGGCACAAGCTGGCCATGGACACCTTCAGCGGCCCGCAGCCCGCCTCGGCCCCGCCTCTCACCCCgcacagctcctcctccctgcagccgcCACCGGCCCTCTCGCCCAGCAAGGTTCACG GAGTGAGGTACAACCAGCAGCCAGCCAGTGAGGCAGAGTCCTCCAGCAGCAACCACCATGGGAACAGCTCCATGGTGaccacccaaaccatcctgcaTCAGGTTTCTCCCCCTGGACTGGAGCCCAGCCAGAACCTGCTGAGCACAGACACTAAGCTG GTATCAGCTCCTGGAGGAACTCTCCCTCCTGTCAGCACCCTgactgccctgcacagcctggagcaaagcCCACACACGCTGAGCCAGCAGACCCAGAACCTGATCATGGCATCCCTGCCGGGGGTCATGGCCATCGGGGCGGGCGAGACGCCGTCCCTGGCGCCCGCCTTCACCAACACGGGAGCCTCCACGCTGGTGATCG GCCTGGCCTCAACCCAGCCCCAGAGTGTTCCTGTAATAAACAGCATGGGGAGCAGCCTCACTACCCTGCAGCCTGTTCAGTTCTCCCAGCAACTGCACCCATCCTACCAGCAGCCCCTCATGCAGCAAGTCCAGAGCCACATCAACCAGAGCCCCTTCATGGCTACCATGGCTCAGATACAGAACCCTCACG CTCTTTATGGCCCCAAATCTGAAGTGACTCAATACACACATGCAGGCCTCTTACCACAAACCATGGTGATAACAGACACAGCCAATCTCAGCGCCCTGACCAACCTGACACCAACTAAACAG gcaTTCACACCTGACTCAGAGACCCACACCGAGTCTGGGATGCACACACCAGTGTCACAGGCACCAACAATCCATCTACAGAACCAAGACACAACAATCCAGCACCTTCAGCCAGGCCCACGCCTCACCTCGAGCCCTGCTG TGTCCTCCAGCAGCCTGGTGCTGTACCAAAGCTCTGACTCCACCAacagccacagccagctgcTGCCATCCACTCACAACGTCATTGAGACCTTCATCTCCACACAGATGGCATCTTCCAGCCAGTAa